The nucleotide sequence GCTTGAGCCATCAGGTGAGCTGTACTATGTCTAAACACCTCTAAGCCCTCGTCAGAATCAAGTGTAACAATCTCAATGCTTGCATTTTCTTCAATGCTACGCTTAAGATCAACAACGTTGCCGTTCACTTTTCCGGCTACGGCTTTTTTCTTTAACCCTGGGCTAATTGAAGCGGCAATATCTTCTGTTGTTACTCCTTTTTCAAACTCCTTTACCGCCCCGTCTGGAAATGTAATTTTGACTGCTTCTGCCATGCTGCTTCCACTCCTTCTTATTAATTCAACTGTTCTTGATGTGCTCATTATTAAGTAAATGGACATTAAAAAACACCCATCCCTACAAAAAAGGGACGAGTGTTGATCTCGTGGTTCCACCCTTGTTCCCGTAGTTGATCAGTACGACCTCCTACGGCTCATGGATCAGAATAACGGTCTGTAGCCGTCAGCAGATACTAATGGTTCCCTGCTGAAGTTCTGAGGTGGTAAGTCAATATTCGTGTTAGGAAGCTCACAGCCTTAGACTCCCCTCTCTGAAAACCGTAACATTCACTCTTGTCCTCTTCAATACTTCTTATCATCTTAAATTCATTTACTATGTAGTATTATATGAATTTAAGATAATAAAATCAAGCGCACAATGAACTTTTTCCTAATTCATTGCAAAAGCGTATCTTGATGCTCACCATACGTAAACTCACGAAGGTGATGAAGAGATACTCTTTCTTGAAACACGGTTTGAATCGTCTGAATCACGCCATCATCAACCGTATTTGAATACAAGAAAATTTTCTTTGGTGACATACTCACAAGTGGGCTAATCACCATCTCTTCAATCGGCACCCCATCCTCAAAGCGCAGCTCCTCATCAAGATATTCACTAATTTCAGAAGGCGTCAGCTTTCTAAACTGCTGATCATAAAAGCTAAACGATTCCTTATGAACGAGGTGAATCACATCGACTTTGGCAGGCTTCACTTTAATAAAAAAGCGAAAACTCTCAACCATATTTTGATACTCTTGTTCGAGCATATATTCATCAATAGCAATTTCTACACAATCAATCAGCATTTCACCATACGCTTTCAACCGAAACGTTAAAAACGGATCATAATAAAGGGTAGAATCTTTCCTTAGGCATGACGCAAACGCTTCATAAATGAGCGATTCCCTAGCGTAGAACTTCTTAATGCTGCGGGGCAAATCTTCACGGTCACCTTCAATAATAGAACGCGCAATCGTTACGATCTGATTTTTCTCCTCGGGATCTTTAAAATAAAACATGGACTCTATAATATTTAATAACCACTCTTCTTCCTTCTCGGCAATGATGTGGTTCGTTAAGATCGATACAATTAATGGTTGTACGGTTTCATAGAAATGATCATCATGCTTATCATCCGTAATCGTAATGATTTGGTCATGCAAACATTCTACAGTACTGTGCAAGCCAAGTGATTTATATTTTTCAGTATGTAGCTTTAATTGTTCAAATACTTGTCTACACTCATCTTTTTCCTCAAAATGAATCGAAATCAATACAAACTCCTCCTTGTTACTTACTCGTCAATTGCATATATAGTTGATCGTTCGTTGGTTGGTCTCTTATCAAAATGTCTCTATTACATACCTATGAGGACAATGCAGAAAAATGATTTAAATTTTTTTGAATTAAAGGATAAAATCAGGACCTTGAGATTGTTAGTTTAGTTACTACGATTAGGAGTATGGCGATCCATGTTATTGCTTAGGAGGATCACCCATTCTCATCCAATAACGGAACCTAGATCCACTTCCCTTTGATAGTAAGCATTTTTATCACAAATAGAGGAACCAAGAACCACAAGATCCCTCTCCCCCTCCAAAGGCGGTGCGAGCAAGCACACTCCTCCACTTATCAGTTCAACACAAAAAACCCTGTTGGTTTTGCTCACCAACAGGGTTTTTACGCAAAGGTATTATTTAATTTTGCATAACAAAATCTTTTTCAGTCGCCTCTTCACTATCAAAACGGCGGACGACTTCATACTTTGTATTTCGTTGTACAGGTATTTTACCTGCTTCTCTAATTAATTGTAAGATCTGATTCGTATTGACTTTATGTGTTGTGCCGGCAGCTGAAACTACATTTTCTTCCATCATCGTTGAACCAAAATCGTTGCAGCCATAGTGAAGTGATTTCTTCCCTACTTCTGGCCCCATTGTCACCCAAGATGATTGGAAGTTTGCAACATTATCAAGGAAAATACGAGAGATCGCAACGTTTTTCAAATACTCTTCCGGTGGTGTCTTCTCACCAGGAAGGTTTGTATTTTCAGGCTGGAACGTCCATGAAATAAAGGCAAGGAAGCAATCTGATTCATCTTGAGCATCACGAATACGTTGCAAGTGAAGCGCACGTTCTTCATACGTTTCACCTAACCCTATCACCATAGTTGCTGTACCGTGCATACCGACTTTTTTCACCATCTTCATGCATTCAATCCATTCTTTCCACGAGCTCTTGATGCGACTCACACGCTTTCTTGTCTTGTCTGTTAAAATCTCAGCACCGCCTCCAGGAACAGAATCCAATCCTGCTTCTTTCAACTCTGTTAAAACTTCCTCTAGTGACAAGCCTGATACTTCAACAATCTTCCAAATTTCAGCTGGT is from Desertibacillus haloalkaliphilus and encodes:
- the ytxC gene encoding putative sporulation protein YtxC, which gives rise to MISIHFEEKDECRQVFEQLKLHTEKYKSLGLHSTVECLHDQIITITDDKHDDHFYETVQPLIVSILTNHIIAEKEEEWLLNIIESMFYFKDPEEKNQIVTIARSIIEGDREDLPRSIKKFYARESLIYEAFASCLRKDSTLYYDPFLTFRLKAYGEMLIDCVEIAIDEYMLEQEYQNMVESFRFFIKVKPAKVDVIHLVHKESFSFYDQQFRKLTPSEISEYLDEELRFEDGVPIEEMVISPLVSMSPKKIFLYSNTVDDGVIQTIQTVFQERVSLHHLREFTYGEHQDTLLQ
- the mqnC gene encoding cyclic dehypoxanthinyl futalosine synthase, with translation MSIDHILERARTGERITIEDAIKLYESDEVEKIGEVANEIMKKWHPEPETTFVIGRNVNYTNFCDTYCRFCAFYRPPGHEDGYVLSDEEIYKKIQETMDVNGTEILMQGGTNPDLPLSYYTDLLRNIKERFDITMHSFSPAEIWKIVEVSGLSLEEVLTELKEAGLDSVPGGGAEILTDKTRKRVSRIKSSWKEWIECMKMVKKVGMHGTATMVIGLGETYEERALHLQRIRDAQDESDCFLAFISWTFQPENTNLPGEKTPPEEYLKNVAISRIFLDNVANFQSSWVTMGPEVGKKSLHYGCNDFGSTMMEENVVSAAGTTHKVNTNQILQLIREAGKIPVQRNTKYEVVRRFDSEEATEKDFVMQN